The DNA window CACCTGACCGGTGAGGTGGTTCAGGGCGCAAAGCGTAACGTATTGGAGGAAGCGGCGCGTATCGCCCGCGGTAATATCAAGGCGACCCAGGCGCTGGACATCGACAAGTTTGATGCGCTGATCATCCCCGGTGGCTTCGGGGCAGCCAAGAACCTGTGCAACTTTGCCGTAAAAGGCGCCGACTGTGAGGTGGCACCCGAGGTGACCGGCTTTATCGGTGCCTTCCGTGATGCAGGTAAACCCGTGGGCTTTATCTGTATTTCACCCGTGATGATCCCCAAACTTTATGGCGCTGGTGCCCAGGGCACCATAGGCACGGATGAAGGTACGGCCGCAGCTTTTACCGCCATGGGCGGTGAGCATCACAGGGCCTGTGTGGATGAAATAGTGGTGGATGAGAAACGCAAAATAGTCAGTACCCCTGCTTATATGCTGGCGGACTCCATCGCCGAGGCGCAAAGCGGCATAGATAAGCTGGTGCACAAGGTGTTG is part of the Shewanella cyperi genome and encodes:
- the elbB gene encoding isoprenoid biosynthesis glyoxalase ElbB; its protein translation is MKNIAVLLAGCGVYDGSEIHEAVLTLLTLSQAGVHYQCFAPNIEQMHVVNHLTGEVVQGAKRNVLEEAARIARGNIKATQALDIDKFDALIIPGGFGAAKNLCNFAVKGADCEVAPEVTGFIGAFRDAGKPVGFICISPVMIPKLYGAGAQGTIGTDEGTAAAFTAMGGEHHRACVDEIVVDEKRKIVSTPAYMLADSIAEAQSGIDKLVHKVLALA